From a region of the Andrena cerasifolii isolate SP2316 chromosome 13, iyAndCera1_principal, whole genome shotgun sequence genome:
- the Nse1 gene encoding SMC5-SMC6 complex component Non-SMC element 1 produces MVYTTEHKLFLQTLMHRGLLDENKAKDIVIKLFNNEKTSMIVNQINEQLQPLNMLIKKAQCEITGQVYWVFVSTILDNVTRFQEEFSKGQLALLRNIFSEIITSSNGCTQSIQCLNLCSLPDVKLSKANAEEFLSDIVERQWLAYKDGYYYMGVRSITELMPYFRATYENNLCTCCLCKQVIFHGEKCKQCQSLLHLYCLKKFAMVTNPVECPTCHAAFHNFDLSGLVDDSTASMYEEAKAKRR; encoded by the exons ATGGTTTACACCACAGAGCACAAACTATTTTTGCAAACTCTTATGCACAGAGGCCTGCTCGATGAGAATAAGGCAAAGGACATAGTTATCAAATTATTCA ATAATGAAAAAACATCGATGATAGTGAATCAGATCAACGAGCAGTTGCAGCCTCTGAATATGTTAATCAAGAAGGCCCAGTGTGAAATCACTGGCCAAGTTTACTGGGTTTTCGTGAGTACCATACTCGATAACGTGACTAG GTTCCAAGAGGAATTCTCAAAGGGGCAGTTGGCTTTGCTGAGGaatatattttctgaaattataACATCCAGTAATGGATGCACCCAGAGTATTCAGTGTTTGAATCTGTGCTCCTTACCGGATGTTAAGTTGTCCAAAGCAAACGCTGAAGAATTCTTAAGCGACATAGTTGAGAGACAATGGTTGGCTTATAAG GACGGCTATTACTACATGGGAGTAAGAAGCATAACAGAATTAATGCCATATTTCAGAGCCACTTACGAGAATAACTTATGCACTTGCTGCCTCTGCAAGCAAGTCATCTTTCAC GGTGAAAAGTGTAAACAGTGCCAGAGCTTGTTACACTTAtattgtttgaaaaaatttgcgATGGTTACTAATCCCGTGGAATGCCCCACGTGTCACGCAGCTTTCCACAATTTCGATTTATCCG GTTTGGTCGACGATTCCACAGCGTCGATGTACGAAGAGGCGAAAGCAAAAAGGCGTTAA
- the LOC143375908 gene encoding coiled-coil domain-containing protein 174 — MNTTKKINVNFSSLVGLKAELLRKQTEVNDAKLRSETVHNFPKAKVKKKPKKAKKENEDEKSQKTEYIEDVNTHKKSKLMLEAKARLYNKLKRSKHNNENFLVDFTNKSDESEEESSQKDEEDENDESFLNDDDWVEYEDCFGRTRKCLREDLLLMQEKDNLIKQQIVTKKGVDPKTNESVEQTSAVEEKEPEIEIMRRKWEEQTQKLADKANIHYQDVLFDEARAHGVGYFAFSQDEEQRAKQQENLSTLRKETERKQKEIKELKELREKMEQNRLKAARIRQRIRAGLPVEPLEELEQKDDNKPDADASEVANEPAAEETANEIKEEEQITEEDRAIEKENKIKALGALLGKRNYWYEMSQEEWVHKCRKVRLDEFAPVYNNFKSAGYLASEDNDEPSINQNDETLESKTQNEAQNANEVNIDSYDIPLPPSSPPNVNEIDSYDIPLPPTFPEKDSNVEDKSDSTAESDSQNNLPETIYEFNTVDSTSSDAAQSQKSNRNIDEASIAAGLRYLRQKFEESQHT, encoded by the coding sequence ATGAATACTACCAAAAAGATCAACGTGAACTTTTCATCTCTGGTGGGCTTGAAAGCAGAGCTTTTGAGGAAGCAGACGGAAGTGAACGATGCGAAATTGAGGTCAGAAACTGTTCACAATTTTCCGAAAGCGAAGGTGAAGAAGAAGCCGAAAAAGGCTAAGaaagagaacgaggacgagaagTCGCAGAAGACGGAATACATCGAAGACGTTAACACTCATAAGAAGTCTAAGCTGATGTTGGAAGCGAAAGCTAGACTGTACAACAAGTTAAAGAGATCGAAGCACAATAACGAAAACTTTCTGGTCGACTTCACAAACAAGTCTGACGAATCGGAGGAAGAATCCTCGCagaaagacgaggaggacgagaatGACGAGTCCTTCCTTAATGATGACGACTGGGTGGAGTATGAAGACTGCTTCGGCCGTACGAGGAAATGTTTACGCGAAGATTTGCTGCTGATGCAGGAGAAGGATAATTTGATAAAGCAGCAGATCGTCACTAAGAAAGGCGTCGATCCGAAAACCAACGAGAGCGTCGAGCAAACCTCGGCGGTGGAGGAGAAGGAGCCCGAGATAGAAATAATGAGAAGGAAATGGGAGGAGCAGACGCAGAAGTTGGCGGACAAAGCGAACATACATTATCAGGACGTATTGTTCGACGAAGCCAGAGCGCACGGTGTCGGTTACTTCGCGTTCTCGCAAGACGAGGAGCAGAGAGCTAAGCAGCAGGAGAACTTATCTACCTTGAGGAAAGAGACCGAACGAAAGCAGAAGGAGATCAAGGAGCTGAAAGAACTGCGAGAGAAAATGGAGCAAAATAGATTGAAGGCGGCTAGGATCAGGCAACGAATTAGAGCAGGATTGCCGGTAGAACCGCTGGAAGAGCTCGAGCAAAAGGACGATAATAAACCGGACGCGGATGCGTCGGAGGTAGCCAACGAACCCGCTGCGGAAGAGACGGCGAATGAGATTAAAGAAGAAGAACAGATTACGGAGGAAGACAGAGCGATagagaaagagaataaaataaaGGCCTTAGGGGCGCTTCTAGGCAAAAGGAATTATTGGTACGAAATGTCGCAGGAAGAATGGGTGCATAAATGTAGGAAAGTCAGACTCGACGAATTCGCACCGGTGTATAACAATTTTAAGAGCGCTGGCTATTTAGCTTCCGAAGATAACGATGAACCTTCGATTAATCAAAACGACGAGACGCTCGAAAGTAAAACTCAAAACGAAGCGCAAAATGCGAATGAAGTGAATATCGACTCTTACGATATACCACTTCCTCCTTCGTCCCCGCCaaatgtaaatgaaatagaCTCTTACGATATTCCACTTCCTCCTACGTTCCCAGAAAAGGACTCCAACGTCGAAGATAAGAGCGATTCGACTGCGGAAAGCGATAGTCAGAATAATCTGCCTGAAACGATTTATGAATTTAATACTGTGGACAGTACATCCAGCGATGCCGCGCAGAGTCAGAAGTCCAACAGAAACATTGACGAAGCTAGTATAGCGGCTGGGTTGAGATACTTGAGGCAGAAGTTTGAAGAGAGCCAGCACACTTGA
- the Camki gene encoding calcium/calmodulin-dependent protein kinase I isoform X2 yields MPLFGKKDSNKKIKKDGKDDKSPSVEDKYVLKELLGTGAFSEVRLADSKDKPGLMFAVKIIDKKALKGKEDSLENEIKVLRRLKHPNIVQLLETFEDKHKVYLVMELVTGGELFDRIVEKGSYTEKDASGLIRQVLEAVDYMHVQGVVHRDLKPENLLYYSPDEDSKIMISDFGLSKMEDSGIMATACGTPGYVAPEVLAQKPYGKAVDVWSIGVISYILLCGYPPFYDENDANLFAQILKGEFEFDSPYWDDISDSAKDFIHKLMCVNVDERYTCKQALAHPWISGNAASNKNIHGTVSEQLRKNFAKSRWKQAYHAATVIRQMQRLALNSGQQQQPGPGSTGPSSGSPTPCPDQSRSNTSQSIAMEQPQSNLN; encoded by the exons ATGCCGCTGTTCGGTAAGAAGGATTCAAACAAGAAGATCAAGAAGGATGGCAAGGACGACAAGTCGCCGTCCGTCGAGGACAAATACGTCCTCAAGGAACTCCTCGGAAC GGGCGCCTTCTCCGAGGTGCGCTTGGCGGACAGCAAAGACAAGCCCGGTCTGATGTTCGCCGTGAAGATCATAGATAAAAAGGCgctgaaggggaaagaggaCTCTTTAGAGAATGAGATCAAAGTGTTGCGGAG GTTGAAGCACCCAAATATCGTTCAGTTGCTGGAGACATTCGAGGATAAACATAAGGTTTATTTAGTTATGGAATT GGTGACTGGCGGAGAGTTGTTCGACAGAATCGTTGAGAAGGGTTCCTACACGGAGAAGGATGCGTCGGGTCTGATAAGACAAGTTCTAGAAGCTGTGGACTATATGCACGTGCAGGGCGTCGTGCACAGGGATCTCAAGCCGGAAAACCTTTTATATTACAGCCCGGATGAAGACAGTAAAATTATGATCAGCGATTTCGGGCTTTCGAAGATGGAGGACTCTGGCATTATGGCAACCGCTTGCGGGACCCCAGGATACGTTG CGCCAGAAGTATTAGCGCAGAAACCCTACGGGAAGGCTGTGGACGTCTGGAGCATAGGAGTGATTTCTTACATCCTGCTGTGCGGCTACCCACCGTTCTACGATGAAAACGATGCGAACCTGTTCGCGCAGATCTTAAAAG GTGAATTTGAATTTGATTCGCCGTACTGGGACGATATCAGCGACTCCGCCAAGGACTTCATTCACAAGCTGATGTGCGTCAATGTCGACGAGCGCTATACTTGCAAGCAAGCCCTCGCACATCCCTG GATCTCCGGAAATGCGGCTAGCAATAAGAATATCCATGGTACTGTATCCGAACAACTTAGAAAGAACTTCGCCAAATCACGGTGGAAG CAAGCCTATCACGCGGCGACGGTGATAAGACAGATGCAACGGCTGGCGCTCAACAGcggccagcagcagcagccggGCCCCGGGTCAACAGGCCCCTCCAGCGGCAGCCCCACGCCGTGCCCCGATCAATCGCGATCAAACACCAGCCAGTCCATAGCAATGGAGCAGCCGCAGAGCAACCTAAATTGA
- the Camki gene encoding calcium/calmodulin-dependent protein kinase I isoform X1, with translation MPLFGKKDSNKKIKKDGKDDKSPSVEDKYVLKELLGTGAFSEVRLADSKDKPGLMFAVKIIDKKALKGKEDSLENEIKVLRRLKHPNIVQLLETFEDKHKVYLVMELVTGGELFDRIVEKGSYTEKDASGLIRQVLEAVDYMHVQGVVHRDLKPENLLYYSPDEDSKIMISDFGLSKMEDSGIMATACGTPGYVAPEVLAQKPYGKAVDVWSIGVISYILLCGYPPFYDENDANLFAQILKGEFEFDSPYWDDISDSAKDFIHKLMCVNVDERYTCKQALAHPWISGNAASNKNIHGSVGKSPSSLMVAASLSRGDGDKTDATAGAQQRPAAAAGPRVNRPLQRQPHAVPRSIAIKHQPVHSNGAAAEQPKLKQILEPPLPMSSRPPAPEDHPAPVTIPPCTPLYLRNKRFKLWGSTRTALSTLFQTNVSYLRKQRKHKKS, from the exons ATGCCGCTGTTCGGTAAGAAGGATTCAAACAAGAAGATCAAGAAGGATGGCAAGGACGACAAGTCGCCGTCCGTCGAGGACAAATACGTCCTCAAGGAACTCCTCGGAAC GGGCGCCTTCTCCGAGGTGCGCTTGGCGGACAGCAAAGACAAGCCCGGTCTGATGTTCGCCGTGAAGATCATAGATAAAAAGGCgctgaaggggaaagaggaCTCTTTAGAGAATGAGATCAAAGTGTTGCGGAG GTTGAAGCACCCAAATATCGTTCAGTTGCTGGAGACATTCGAGGATAAACATAAGGTTTATTTAGTTATGGAATT GGTGACTGGCGGAGAGTTGTTCGACAGAATCGTTGAGAAGGGTTCCTACACGGAGAAGGATGCGTCGGGTCTGATAAGACAAGTTCTAGAAGCTGTGGACTATATGCACGTGCAGGGCGTCGTGCACAGGGATCTCAAGCCGGAAAACCTTTTATATTACAGCCCGGATGAAGACAGTAAAATTATGATCAGCGATTTCGGGCTTTCGAAGATGGAGGACTCTGGCATTATGGCAACCGCTTGCGGGACCCCAGGATACGTTG CGCCAGAAGTATTAGCGCAGAAACCCTACGGGAAGGCTGTGGACGTCTGGAGCATAGGAGTGATTTCTTACATCCTGCTGTGCGGCTACCCACCGTTCTACGATGAAAACGATGCGAACCTGTTCGCGCAGATCTTAAAAG GTGAATTTGAATTTGATTCGCCGTACTGGGACGATATCAGCGACTCCGCCAAGGACTTCATTCACAAGCTGATGTGCGTCAATGTCGACGAGCGCTATACTTGCAAGCAAGCCCTCGCACATCCCTG GATCTCCGGAAATGCGGCTAGCAATAAGAATATCCATG GCTCCGTAGGAAAGTCTCCCTCTTCTCTCATGGTTGCAGCAAGCCTATCACGCGGCGACGGTGATAAGACAGATGCAACGGCTGGCGCTCAACAGcggccagcagcagcagccggGCCCCGGGTCAACAGGCCCCTCCAGCGGCAGCCCCACGCCGTGCCCCGATCAATCGCGATCAAACACCAGCCAGTCCATAGCAATGGAGCAGCCGCAGAGCAACCTAAATTGAAGCAAATACTCGAGCCGCCGTTGCCAATGTCGTCAAGGCCGCCGGCCCCGGAAGACCATCCCGCCCCCGTTACGATCCCCCCGTGCACACCGTTGTACTTGCGCAACAAACGCTTCAAGCTGTGGGGTAGCACACGCACCGCTCTGTCTACTCTATTCCAAACGAACGTGTCCTATCTTAGAAAGCAACGGAAGCATAAGAAAAGCTGA